In Ipomoea triloba cultivar NCNSP0323 chromosome 7, ASM357664v1, a single genomic region encodes these proteins:
- the LOC116025540 gene encoding copper transporter 1-like gives MEMPGMNSTAAHGHAHGHMMHMTFFWGKNAEVLFSGWPGYDHFGMYILSLLVVFALAFLVEWVSNRGGVEDSESQVAAGLLETAVYAVRIGLAYIVMLAVMSFNGGVFLAAIAGHTLGFFFFGSVAFKKSPLTSYVKRSDLSPNEL, from the coding sequence ATGGAAATGCCCGGAATGAACTCCACCGCCGCCCACGGCCACGCCCACGGCCACATGATGCACATGACGTTCTTCTGGGGCAAGAACGCCGAGGTCCTCTTCTCCGGCTGGCCGGGATACGACCACTTCGGGATGTATATCCTATCGCTGCTGGTCGTTTTTGCTCTGGCTTTTCTAGTGGAGTGGGTGTCGAATCGCGGCGGCGTGGAGGATTCCGAGAGCCAGGTGGCGGCGGGGCTGCTGGAGACGGCGGTGTACGCGGTGAGAATCGGGCTGGCGTACATAGTGATGCTGGCCGTGATGTCGTTCAACGGCGGCGTGTTCTTAGCGGCCATCGCCGGCCACACCCTCggattcttcttcttcggcaGCGTGGCTTTCAAGAAATCGCCGCTCACATCTTATGTCAAGAGATCTGATCTTTCTCCTAATGAGTTGTAA
- the LOC116024159 gene encoding uncharacterized protein LOC116024159, with the protein MAYESIFCITYIATLPVTQTITIDVPLLNDDNHKEWKDAILLHLGLLELDYAVLNEEPSEVTAESTDEAKQLRARWERSNRLCVHLIKSKISREIRGSIEEIQKTKPLLKAIDDQFVDSKKSSASTLIMRFINLRLTTVKGTRKHIMQVRDIAAQLKKLEIILPDTFVVHFALNTLPQEYSPFKISYNTHKVDWSINELITMCAQEEQRLMTEIGENALMATTKYKRKSGKSKGSTVAAKGKLPPKVDIKKIQKCFFCKKKGHMKKDCIKFKKWMSQKGYDKSETANGN; encoded by the exons atggcatacgaGTCTATCTTTTGCATAACTTACATTG CAACTCTACCCGTCACTCAAACCATAACTATTGATGTTCCTTTGCTTAACGACGATAATCACAAAGAGTGGAAAGATGCTATTCTCCTACATTTGGGATTATTAGAGTTAGATTACGCTGTTCTGAATGAGGAACCCTCCGAGGTTACTGCAGAAAGCACTGACGAAGCCAAGCAGCTTCGTGCACGATGGGAGAGATCCAATCGGTTATGTGTGCACCTCATTAAGTCAAAAATTTCGAGAGAAATTCGTGGTTCCATTGAGGAAATTCAGAAAACCAAGCCTCTGCTCAAGGCCATTGATGATCAATTTGTTGACTCAAAGAAATCATCGGCAAGTACTCTAATAATGCGATTTATCAACCTTCGTCTTACCACTGTTAAGGGCACGCGTAAACACATCATGCAAGTAAGGGATATTGCAGCTCAACTAAAGAAGCTGGAAATCATTTTACCAGATacttttgtggtgcattttgcacTTAATACCCTTCCTCAAGAATATAGCCCCTTTAAGATTTCTTACAACACACATAAAGTAGATTGGTCTATCAATGAGTTGATAACCATGTGTGCACAAGAAGAACAAAGGCTTATGACTGAGATTGGGGAAAACGCTCTAATGGCCACAACAAAGTATAAAAGAAAATCTGGAAAGTCCAAGGGATCCACCGTAGCAGCTAAGGGCAAACTGCCCCCAAAAGTTGACATTAAGAAGATACAGAAGTgtttcttttgtaaaaagaagggacacatgaagaagGACTGTATCAAATTCAAGAAGTGGATGTCCCAAAAAG GCTATGACAAATCTGAGACAGCCAACGGGAACTGA